One Solibacillus sp. R5-41 DNA segment encodes these proteins:
- a CDS encoding M20 family metallopeptidase, with amino-acid sequence MSKRLGFEIVTMIMKTFIEENQNNMLKLLKKLVNQDSGSNYKEGVDKVGEILAQEFERFEFAVKEVPQQITGNHLVIQHKDAVAPSIILVAHMDTVFGSDTVSSRPFSIEGDRAYGPGVIDMKGSHVTLIYALKALVNNNEADVLKNIVIVFNSDEEIGSPTSHKLIKKMALGKKCCLCMEPARSNGALVSFRRGGGGYIIKVYGKAAHAGIAPQEGVNAIAEIAHKIIKLQALNDLARGISVNVDVIHGGTAANVIADYVEVNVDIRTSKGEQGAMLEKKIALICNEVHVPGTRTEMVGGIKRPPMEKNEGTVLLLERVYAVSEELGIKLRDVSTGGGGDASFTSAIGIPTIDGLGPVGGNAHSEKEYLEIPSLTERTFLLAELIKSLSVKPLEHNKIYV; translated from the coding sequence GTGTCAAAACGATTAGGATTTGAAATCGTGACAATGATTATGAAAACATTTATTGAAGAAAATCAGAACAATATGCTTAAATTGTTGAAAAAATTAGTGAATCAAGACTCGGGAAGTAATTATAAGGAGGGTGTTGATAAAGTAGGTGAAATCCTTGCGCAGGAATTTGAGCGTTTTGAATTTGCTGTAAAAGAAGTACCGCAGCAAATTACTGGCAATCATTTAGTCATTCAGCATAAAGATGCTGTCGCTCCTTCTATAATATTGGTAGCCCATATGGATACAGTATTTGGTTCGGATACTGTTTCGTCTCGACCATTTAGTATAGAGGGCGACCGAGCATATGGTCCAGGTGTAATTGATATGAAGGGCAGTCATGTGACTTTAATCTATGCTTTAAAAGCACTAGTTAATAATAATGAAGCAGATGTGCTGAAGAACATTGTCATTGTATTTAATTCCGATGAGGAAATCGGCTCCCCAACATCCCACAAACTAATTAAAAAAATGGCGCTCGGAAAAAAATGCTGTTTATGCATGGAGCCTGCTCGTTCAAATGGTGCATTGGTAAGTTTTCGACGCGGCGGTGGGGGCTATATTATTAAAGTATATGGGAAAGCTGCACATGCTGGTATTGCTCCACAAGAAGGGGTAAATGCCATTGCAGAAATAGCCCATAAAATCATTAAACTTCAAGCACTAAATGACCTAGCACGTGGTATTAGCGTCAATGTAGACGTTATTCATGGTGGTACTGCGGCAAATGTGATTGCAGATTATGTAGAAGTAAATGTGGATATCCGTACTTCAAAGGGAGAGCAAGGAGCAATGCTGGAAAAAAAAATTGCTCTAATTTGCAACGAGGTACATGTTCCAGGTACGAGAACGGAAATGGTTGGCGGTATTAAACGTCCCCCTATGGAAAAAAATGAAGGGACAGTCTTGCTGCTAGAGAGGGTATATGCAGTGAGTGAAGAATTGGGAATTAAGCTGAGGGATGTGTCGACAGGCGGCGGGGGAGATGCCTCATTCACTTCTGCGATAGGTATTCCTACTATTGATGGTTTAGGACCAGTGGGAGGAAATGCGCATTCAGAAAAAGAGTACCTTGAAATTCCTTCTTTAACTGAGCGTACATTTTTGTTAGCAGAACTAATAAAAAGCTTATCGGTAAAGCCGCTTGAGCATAATAAAATATATGTGTAA
- a CDS encoding SDR family NAD(P)-dependent oxidoreductase, whose product MRLQEKTAIITGGANGIGKETVQKFLEQGANVVFTDISEANGQKTLAEMKDKFENVLFIKHDVQQEADWQNVVEQAVEKFGRVDVLFNNAGLYSTNAVVDYSVEEWNRVMGVNVTGVFLGMKHVVPFMREQKNGSIINASSLAGIKASANHTLYGASKGAVRMMSKDLAIEVAGDSIRVNSIHPGIIQTTMGDAVAAGINVETEQIANGIPLKRLGTPEDIANLVVFLASDESTFITGTEMVIDGGSSAR is encoded by the coding sequence ATGAGATTACAAGAAAAGACAGCAATTATTACTGGTGGTGCAAACGGTATCGGTAAAGAAACTGTTCAAAAATTTTTAGAACAGGGTGCAAATGTTGTTTTCACGGATATTAGTGAAGCTAATGGTCAAAAAACATTAGCAGAAATGAAAGATAAATTTGAAAATGTGTTATTCATTAAACACGATGTTCAGCAGGAAGCCGATTGGCAAAACGTTGTAGAACAAGCGGTAGAAAAATTCGGTCGAGTAGATGTCTTATTTAACAACGCTGGACTTTATAGTACAAACGCAGTGGTAGACTATTCTGTTGAAGAATGGAATCGAGTAATGGGTGTAAATGTTACTGGGGTTTTCTTAGGGATGAAGCATGTTGTTCCGTTTATGCGTGAGCAAAAAAATGGTTCGATTATCAACGCTTCTTCATTAGCTGGTATTAAAGCAAGTGCAAATCATACTTTATATGGTGCAAGTAAAGGTGCAGTTCGTATGATGTCTAAAGATTTAGCAATTGAAGTAGCAGGAGATTCAATCCGAGTAAACTCGATTCATCCGGGAATAATTCAAACAACAATGGGCGATGCAGTAGCAGCTGGAATTAATGTTGAAACTGAACAAATAGCTAATGGAATTCCATTAAAACGTTTAGGTACACCAGAAGATATCGCAAATTTAGTTGTATTTTTAGCTTCAGATGAATCAACATTCATTACAGGAACTGAAATGGTTATTGACGGTGGATCATCGGCTCGTTAA
- a CDS encoding YwqG family protein — protein sequence MTINQLITIPQPFEKYRALIEQTIQPVVTIQTTVKQTSLFESKFAGDPYFPLTMEYPKNAVGQPLKLLAQINFADIPKHLPHFPVEGILQFFIDGYDDVLGLDFDNAQNQDGFCIIYHEQIEKDTTQLMHDFAFVTATDDELYFPVEKEMALSFESKFEPLSIEDFRNSETYKEIWKDVDHNPDLENQFFTSFSGTGHKLGGFAFFTQEDPRSYVENLQSHKILLLQVDSEMSDIIWGDCGVGNFFITEEQLKQKDFSKVLYNWDCS from the coding sequence ATGACAATTAATCAATTGATTACGATTCCGCAACCGTTCGAAAAATACCGCGCACTTATTGAACAAACGATTCAACCAGTTGTAACAATTCAAACAACGGTCAAACAAACTTCACTTTTCGAAAGTAAATTTGCAGGCGACCCTTATTTCCCTTTAACGATGGAATATCCAAAAAACGCTGTTGGTCAACCGTTAAAATTGCTTGCACAAATCAATTTTGCAGACATACCAAAGCATTTGCCTCACTTCCCAGTAGAGGGAATTTTACAGTTTTTCATTGATGGTTATGATGATGTTTTAGGTTTGGATTTTGATAATGCTCAAAACCAAGATGGGTTCTGTATCATTTATCATGAGCAAATTGAAAAAGATACAACACAACTAATGCACGATTTTGCTTTTGTCACAGCGACCGATGATGAGCTTTATTTCCCTGTAGAAAAAGAGATGGCATTGTCATTTGAATCAAAGTTTGAGCCATTATCAATTGAAGATTTTCGCAACTCGGAAACTTACAAAGAAATTTGGAAAGACGTAGATCATAATCCAGATTTAGAAAACCAATTTTTTACATCATTTAGCGGTACAGGACATAAATTGGGCGGCTTCGCATTTTTTACACAAGAAGACCCACGCTCATATGTTGAAAATCTTCAAAGTCACAAGATCCTATTATTACAAGTCGATAGTGAAATGTCGGATATTATATGGGGCGACTGTGGCGTCGGCAACTTTTTCATTACAGAAGAACAACTAAAACAAAAAGACTTCAGCAAAGTACTTTACAATTGGGACTGTAGCTAA
- a CDS encoding cell wall metabolism sensor histidine kinase WalK, with protein MNKISTKLATYFFLVVLIMDIFLMFYLHRNIINSKVDEELSTLLANGANHRDVLMEHYSDVTIKHIVLMERDANREVIITDQQGAILGKSDINVTHIEQLNPILTGLHTEEDKILVSNWRDSPYIVSAHPYKVNTGQSGYVIMFFSTAAINGMVEDLTMHFGIAGVTSFIVLFIVYAVLSNVITRPLIRMKEATEKLSEGDFHVRLTVNSKDELGELAGSIQKLANDLERLKSERNEFLASISHELSTPLTYLIGYSKVVSRGDLTEQERVQYLEIIVEESNRMKELVKNLLELARMDENSFTVKKAFFAACPFFEDIHKLVEPSFSLKNIKLRLHCEGEYQLFADALRLEQIVINLLDNALNYSDEQSEVILHVSQNEEKTIISVKDSGIGIPAKEIDFIFEKLYRVEKSRSRAFGGSGIGLSVVKELVEAHGGTIEVKSKHGEGSTFTITI; from the coding sequence GTGAATAAAATATCGACAAAATTAGCCACTTATTTTTTTCTTGTTGTGCTCATTATGGATATATTCTTAATGTTTTATTTGCATCGAAATATTATCAATTCGAAAGTAGACGAAGAATTGTCGACACTGTTAGCCAATGGCGCTAATCACAGAGATGTGTTAATGGAACATTATTCTGATGTGACAATCAAGCATATCGTCTTAATGGAAAGGGATGCTAATCGGGAAGTTATCATTACCGATCAACAGGGCGCGATATTAGGTAAATCGGATATAAATGTTACGCATATCGAACAATTAAATCCAATTCTAACAGGCTTACATACGGAAGAAGACAAAATCTTAGTTTCGAATTGGCGAGATTCTCCCTATATTGTGAGTGCCCATCCATACAAAGTAAATACCGGGCAATCCGGCTATGTAATCATGTTTTTTAGTACGGCTGCCATTAATGGGATGGTCGAAGATTTGACGATGCATTTTGGCATAGCCGGTGTGACAAGCTTTATTGTGCTATTTATTGTTTACGCTGTGTTGTCCAACGTCATTACAAGACCATTAATCCGTATGAAAGAGGCAACTGAAAAATTAAGTGAGGGCGATTTTCATGTCCGTCTTACAGTTAATAGTAAAGACGAATTAGGGGAATTGGCGGGTTCCATTCAGAAATTGGCTAATGATCTCGAACGCTTAAAATCAGAACGAAATGAATTCCTTGCTTCAATTTCCCATGAATTAAGTACGCCTTTGACCTATTTAATTGGCTATTCAAAAGTAGTGTCGAGGGGCGATTTGACGGAACAAGAGCGTGTACAGTATCTTGAAATTATTGTTGAAGAGTCAAACCGAATGAAAGAACTAGTGAAAAACTTATTAGAATTGGCTAGGATGGACGAGAATTCCTTTACTGTAAAGAAAGCATTTTTTGCTGCATGTCCATTTTTTGAAGACATACATAAGCTTGTCGAGCCTTCGTTTTCTTTGAAAAATATTAAGCTGAGATTGCACTGTGAGGGGGAGTATCAACTTTTTGCAGATGCATTACGGCTCGAGCAAATTGTTATCAATTTATTGGACAATGCGTTGAACTATTCAGATGAACAGTCTGAGGTTATTCTGCACGTCAGTCAAAATGAAGAAAAAACCATTATTTCAGTAAAGGATTCGGGTATAGGCATCCCTGCTAAGGAGATTGACTTTATATTTGAAAAGTTATACCGTGTCGAGAAATCACGATCACGTGCTTTTGGTGGTTCAGGCATTGGGCTTTCTGTTGTGAAAGAGCTTGTTGAAGCGCATGGCGGTACAATTGAAGTCAAAAGTAAGCACGGCGAGGGGAGCACCTTTACAATTACCATTTAA
- a CDS encoding ABC transporter ATP-binding protein, with the protein MTTPLGEKNVLLDVTNLKKYFEVKEGFRQKKSLKAVDDISFQVFEGETLGIVGESGCGKSTTGNLLMHLLDKTSGAIVFNGVDMDDMSREQLRKSRADIQMIFQDPFSSLNPRMRVLDIIAEPIKTHLNKSKKEREQMVYELMDAVGLPRQYAHRFPHEFSGGQRQRIGIARAIALRPKLIICDEPVSALDVSIQAQILNLLIRLQKEFKLTFIFIAHGLPAVKYISDRIAVMYLGKIVEITTKEQLFNNPMHPYTNSLVAAVPLPDPKIRDTRERMILQGDIPSNVDLPTGCRFHTRCPFVQEKCKIDSPVLTELESGHQVACFYPVQHENKQLVEVNS; encoded by the coding sequence ATGACAACGCCTTTAGGAGAAAAGAATGTTTTATTAGATGTAACGAATCTAAAAAAGTACTTTGAAGTAAAAGAAGGGTTTCGCCAAAAGAAGAGTTTAAAAGCAGTTGATGATATCTCGTTTCAAGTATTTGAAGGAGAGACGCTGGGCATTGTTGGGGAGTCTGGATGCGGCAAGTCTACAACAGGAAATCTACTGATGCACCTTTTAGATAAGACTAGCGGAGCAATCGTTTTTAATGGCGTGGATATGGATGACATGAGCCGTGAGCAGTTAAGAAAATCACGAGCAGATATCCAAATGATTTTCCAAGACCCGTTTTCTTCTTTAAATCCAAGGATGCGCGTATTGGATATTATTGCTGAACCTATTAAAACACATTTGAATAAGTCGAAAAAAGAAAGAGAACAGATGGTTTATGAATTGATGGATGCTGTTGGGTTACCTAGACAGTATGCTCATCGATTTCCGCATGAATTTTCCGGTGGCCAAAGACAGCGTATCGGCATTGCACGGGCTATCGCTTTACGTCCTAAGCTAATTATTTGTGATGAGCCTGTTTCTGCATTAGATGTATCGATTCAGGCGCAAATATTAAATTTGCTGATTCGCCTGCAAAAAGAATTTAAACTGACATTTATCTTCATTGCCCATGGACTGCCTGCAGTAAAATATATTAGCGATCGAATTGCTGTAATGTATTTAGGGAAAATTGTAGAAATTACAACAAAAGAGCAATTGTTTAATAATCCAATGCATCCGTATACCAATAGCCTAGTGGCAGCTGTACCATTGCCAGACCCAAAAATTCGAGATACACGAGAACGAATGATTTTGCAAGGAGATATTCCAAGCAATGTCGATTTGCCAACAGGATGCCGATTCCATACAAGATGTCCATTTGTTCAGGAAAAATGTAAAATCGACTCACCAGTGTTAACAGAATTAGAGTCGGGGCATCAAGTAGCTTGTTTTTACCCTGTTCAGCATGAGAATAAGCAATTAGTTGAAGTTAATAGTTAA
- a CDS encoding YjcZ family sporulation protein has translation MGYSNNAGGYNNYCCGKHGGGHDSTFVLIVVLFILLIIVGATFVSKSC, from the coding sequence ATGGGTTACTCTAATAATGCAGGTGGATATAATAATTATTGTTGTGGCAAACATGGTGGAGGCCATGATTCAACATTCGTATTAATTGTTGTTCTATTCATTCTTTTAATTATTGTTGGTGCTACTTTTGTAAGCAAATCGTGCTAA
- a CDS encoding response regulator transcription factor yields the protein MQTILLVDDEQRMLDLVALFLQPLGYKCIKVTRGKKALETLQKTKIDLVLLDVMMPEMNGWEVCKAIREFSNVPIILLTARSDKFELVKGLNTGADDYVTKPFDEGELVARVNALLRRVTQVASAKEQILDHDFSLDTDAYALNYKGLVVQLTLKEFLIIKALISRPAKTFTREELMESGWAFDTYTDVRTVDSHIRNLREKLRNARFPIDEFLKTVWGIGYKWR from the coding sequence ATGCAAACGATTTTATTAGTAGATGATGAGCAGAGAATGTTAGATTTAGTTGCGCTATTTCTCCAACCACTTGGATATAAATGTATAAAAGTAACGAGAGGTAAGAAGGCACTTGAAACACTACAGAAAACAAAAATTGATCTTGTTTTGCTAGATGTGATGATGCCAGAAATGAATGGCTGGGAGGTTTGTAAAGCTATTCGTGAATTTTCAAATGTACCGATAATATTGCTAACAGCGAGATCAGATAAATTTGAATTAGTGAAAGGCTTGAATACAGGTGCAGATGACTATGTGACCAAGCCTTTTGATGAAGGGGAACTGGTAGCAAGAGTCAATGCACTCCTTCGCCGAGTTACTCAAGTTGCATCAGCTAAAGAACAAATATTGGATCATGATTTTTCTTTAGATACAGACGCATATGCTTTAAATTACAAAGGTTTAGTTGTCCAACTTACATTAAAGGAATTTTTGATTATAAAGGCACTAATTTCTAGGCCGGCAAAAACTTTTACACGCGAAGAACTCATGGAAAGTGGCTGGGCATTTGATACGTATACAGATGTAAGGACAGTAGATTCACATATTCGTAATCTAAGAGAAAAACTACGAAATGCTAGGTTTCCCATCGATGAATTTCTTAAAACCGTGTGGGGAATAGGGTATAAATGGCGTTAA
- a CDS encoding SDR family NAD(P)-dependent oxidoreductase translates to MRKLEGKVAIVTGGSSGIGKETTELFLAQGAKVVVADIAKQAEVYVEGLVKEGKEAIFVKTDVSKEEDIQNVVNEAVKHFGKLDIMIANAGIGHPGTPIKDYTLSQWQQMMDINLTGVFLSNKYAITQMQKQATGGAIVNVASIMGHTGRDGLASYNAAKGGVVNLTRSLGVSHAKEGIRVNAVNPGFVETPILSGASSAALDHLISLHPIGRLGRSEEIANAILFLASDDASFIVGTNLMVDGGYTAI, encoded by the coding sequence ATGAGAAAGTTAGAAGGTAAAGTAGCAATTGTTACAGGTGGTTCAAGTGGTATTGGTAAAGAAACGACAGAATTATTTTTAGCTCAAGGTGCTAAAGTAGTTGTTGCTGATATTGCGAAACAAGCAGAAGTTTACGTAGAAGGTCTTGTAAAAGAAGGTAAAGAAGCAATCTTTGTGAAAACAGATGTATCCAAAGAAGAGGATATACAAAATGTTGTCAATGAAGCAGTGAAGCATTTTGGAAAACTGGACATTATGATCGCTAATGCAGGAATCGGACACCCAGGTACACCGATTAAGGATTATACTTTAAGCCAATGGCAACAAATGATGGATATCAATTTAACAGGTGTATTTTTATCTAATAAATATGCAATTACACAAATGCAGAAGCAAGCTACTGGTGGTGCTATCGTCAATGTTGCATCAATAATGGGGCACACAGGTCGTGATGGACTAGCTAGTTATAATGCTGCAAAAGGTGGGGTTGTAAACTTAACAAGATCATTAGGAGTTTCACATGCAAAAGAAGGAATTCGTGTTAATGCAGTAAACCCAGGTTTTGTTGAAACACCAATTTTAAGTGGTGCAAGTAGTGCAGCACTAGATCATCTTATTTCACTTCATCCAATCGGTCGTCTTGGTCGCTCAGAAGAGATTGCAAACGCTATTTTATTCTTAGCAAGTGACGATGCTTCATTCATCGTAGGGACTAACTTAATGGTAGATGGCGGCTATACGGCTATCTAA
- a CDS encoding transglutaminase domain-containing protein, with the protein MPLINPRFWIVSLLCLLLIGACTNETAPKIEEVQSPPDEQKQTVDFEAAIEKKNTELELEPVELTSYSEEIGAKLTQPTHSNFAVSEFVTIEGTIEQHEQLREKFVWIKMKYSGNSLVDNSQDYYAPIKDGKFKQQVTLFKGEGEYQITVLTPSKDQDNYYYDLAKFNVLNVNPAIQRDITYTPFGQEARLKIQNPGSGYVNANEVFTISGKIDTMNSPNETVMLELLKDGESWKHVIPIKNDEFTYDLPLFYGKGVHKLKVYVPDTEKENYYQEGSILYIDSESDFVSEPITYTTTYAERGVTLSSPTYGGEETDLTYRIKGSIDKDAPFAKETNHLYITTKKDGDVALAVIPVKDYNFDDEFYLRFGPGTYEVTVSVPKIKEKNSSQYYYYHVAQFTVENTAPEDQRDSLPSRGVQSDSPEIIALANKLMTDKMSDREKAKAIYEYTAKTISYDVKKQKNSEFEWDDSALKVLSLKTGICQDYTYLALALLRAGGMEARYVAGTAGAGFNFSRHAWVEVKVDGEWLTMDPTWGSGYIKNGAFVANYTEDFFELTEEAFKTHTRQGVEY; encoded by the coding sequence ATGCCTTTAATAAATCCACGTTTTTGGATTGTTTCATTACTTTGCTTACTGTTAATAGGTGCATGTACAAATGAGACTGCACCGAAGATTGAAGAAGTACAATCACCACCCGACGAGCAAAAGCAAACAGTTGATTTTGAGGCTGCCATTGAAAAGAAAAATACCGAACTCGAACTAGAGCCAGTGGAACTCACAAGCTATAGTGAGGAAATAGGCGCAAAGTTAACACAGCCAACTCACTCAAATTTTGCAGTTAGTGAATTTGTAACGATTGAAGGAACAATTGAACAGCATGAACAGTTAAGAGAAAAGTTTGTGTGGATAAAGATGAAGTATAGTGGCAATTCACTTGTTGACAACTCTCAAGATTACTATGCCCCCATAAAAGATGGGAAATTTAAACAACAAGTAACGCTTTTCAAAGGCGAGGGTGAATATCAGATCACTGTATTGACCCCAAGTAAAGACCAAGATAACTATTACTATGATTTAGCAAAATTCAACGTTCTCAATGTGAACCCAGCGATACAGCGAGATATTACATATACCCCCTTTGGCCAAGAAGCACGGTTAAAAATTCAAAATCCGGGTAGTGGCTACGTAAATGCAAACGAGGTTTTCACAATATCAGGGAAAATCGATACAATGAACAGTCCAAATGAAACGGTAATGCTTGAACTCCTAAAAGACGGCGAATCTTGGAAGCACGTAATTCCCATTAAAAATGATGAGTTCACTTATGATCTTCCTTTATTTTATGGTAAAGGAGTCCACAAATTAAAAGTCTACGTACCTGATACGGAGAAAGAAAACTATTATCAGGAAGGTTCCATCCTTTACATTGACAGCGAGTCTGATTTTGTTTCTGAACCGATCACATACACTACGACTTACGCTGAACGGGGTGTTACACTCTCTTCGCCTACTTATGGTGGTGAAGAAACCGATCTTACTTATCGAATCAAAGGCTCAATCGACAAAGATGCTCCATTTGCAAAAGAAACAAACCACCTCTACATTACGACTAAAAAAGATGGTGATGTGGCGCTAGCTGTTATTCCTGTTAAGGATTACAATTTTGATGACGAATTCTATTTACGTTTCGGTCCTGGAACATATGAAGTAACGGTGAGTGTACCAAAGATAAAAGAAAAAAATAGTTCTCAGTACTATTATTATCACGTGGCTCAATTCACAGTTGAAAATACTGCACCTGAGGATCAACGTGATTCATTACCATCAAGGGGGGTTCAATCCGATTCTCCTGAAATTATTGCGCTAGCGAATAAGCTCATGACAGATAAAATGTCAGATCGTGAAAAAGCAAAAGCTATTTATGAATATACAGCGAAAACAATATCCTATGATGTGAAAAAGCAGAAGAATAGTGAGTTTGAGTGGGATGATAGCGCATTAAAAGTGCTCAGTTTAAAAACGGGCATTTGCCAAGACTACACTTATCTTGCCCTTGCCCTCCTTCGAGCAGGTGGTATGGAAGCAAGATATGTAGCAGGAACAGCAGGAGCCGGGTTCAATTTTTCCCGCCATGCTTGGGTGGAAGTAAAAGTTGATGGTGAGTGGCTAACAATGGACCCTACATGGGGTTCGGGTTATATAAAAAACGGGGCATTTGTAGCAAACTACACAGAAGATTTCTTTGAGCTGACCGAAGAAGCATTTAAAACACATACGCGACAAGGAGTGGAATATTAA
- a CDS encoding YfiT family bacillithiol transferase, translating into MDVRFPIGELQVPSNVTVENIQEWLKEIETYTIRLREIVGPLSDAELSKTYYEGSWTVRQLVHHIADSQVNMYQRLKLALTDENPTIPGFDQDKWAIQPDTKLPIESSIKMLEGINERIVCLGNSLTEDQLNRIFTHQESGEITVAKKVAKLSWHEEHHLAHIKIALSK; encoded by the coding sequence ATGGATGTAAGATTTCCAATTGGGGAATTACAAGTTCCTAGCAATGTAACAGTAGAGAATATTCAAGAATGGCTAAAGGAGATTGAAACTTACACGATTCGATTAAGAGAAATTGTTGGTCCGTTAAGTGATGCAGAACTAAGCAAAACTTACTATGAGGGCAGCTGGACAGTTCGTCAACTTGTGCATCATATTGCAGATTCTCAGGTAAACATGTACCAACGTTTGAAACTGGCTTTAACAGATGAAAATCCAACCATACCAGGATTCGATCAGGACAAGTGGGCTATTCAACCGGATACAAAGCTACCTATAGAAAGTTCTATTAAAATGTTAGAAGGGATAAATGAACGCATCGTATGTTTAGGGAATAGCTTGACGGAAGATCAATTAAACCGAATTTTTACTCATCAGGAAAGTGGGGAAATAACAGTAGCTAAAAAAGTTGCGAAACTTTCGTGGCATGAAGAGCATCACTTAGCGCATATAAAAATTGCATTATCAAAATAA
- a CDS encoding DUF3298 and DUF4163 domain-containing protein, which yields MFHMVPVSISTFYVSNGAKQIVLYPQVEHLHQPQWQMKVNHAIVEQTKKLMNEQIGNMPSTVEEMLGFYEIKNNQRQVLSLTQTNYTYHNRAAHGMTYIKSLTFDMLKQKICTLEDLFKPNSNYIERISALIHQQIKQRNIELISPFTVIKPDQDFYVADKTLVIYFQLYDITPYVFGFPMFPISLYDLQDIIDEEGPLGRLSENN from the coding sequence ATGTTTCATATGGTGCCTGTAAGCATAAGCACATTTTATGTTAGTAATGGTGCAAAACAAATTGTCCTTTATCCTCAAGTAGAGCACTTACATCAACCGCAATGGCAAATGAAGGTGAACCATGCCATTGTTGAACAAACGAAAAAGCTGATGAATGAACAAATTGGAAACATGCCTTCAACTGTAGAGGAAATGTTGGGATTTTATGAAATTAAAAATAACCAAAGGCAAGTGCTAAGCTTAACGCAAACGAATTATACGTACCACAATCGTGCTGCGCATGGTATGACCTATATCAAGTCTTTAACATTTGACATGTTGAAGCAAAAGATTTGTACGTTAGAGGATTTGTTTAAACCTAACAGTAATTATATTGAAAGGATTTCGGCACTTATCCATCAACAAATTAAACAGCGAAATATCGAGCTAATTAGTCCTTTTACAGTAATCAAACCGGATCAGGACTTTTATGTTGCAGATAAAACGCTCGTTATTTATTTTCAGTTGTATGATATTACCCCATACGTTTTTGGATTCCCGATGTTTCCGATCTCGTTGTATGATTTACAAGACATTATTGATGAGGAAGGCCCACTTGGTCGGTTGTCGGAAAATAATTGA
- a CDS encoding LysR family transcriptional regulator: MNIDQIQYIVEIAKTKSLIAAANNLYITQSALSQSISNLEAELGIKIFTRSRNGTIPTANGKFVIKKAIEILTKLQEIKDEAQACSNILNSELRVESIPIGMASLVRAVSHFKQDYPHTKFQITQNNSSVILQDLREKKSDLGLIAIKKGHLTHLHEFIFEPLTEGKIVVGVGKNHPLAKKNSISSQELLKHPIVLYEEKHVQEFIQEFEKKVGSLQAMFTTNNSAAILTTLHEGLGITFGYDISFLHASIFENDVIPIEISDFEQEPIIFGWIQLKNTEKSLVSKQFKKRFMNNFIFPTLG, from the coding sequence ATGAATATTGACCAAATCCAATATATAGTCGAGATAGCAAAAACAAAATCCCTAATCGCCGCAGCAAATAATTTGTATATTACACAATCAGCTCTTAGTCAATCTATCTCGAATTTAGAAGCAGAATTAGGGATAAAAATATTTACACGTTCTCGCAATGGCACGATACCAACAGCAAATGGAAAATTCGTCATCAAAAAAGCTATAGAGATACTAACGAAGCTACAAGAAATAAAAGATGAGGCACAAGCATGCTCAAATATTTTAAATAGTGAATTGCGCGTCGAAAGTATCCCCATAGGCATGGCATCATTAGTAAGAGCAGTTTCTCATTTTAAACAAGATTACCCTCACACAAAATTTCAAATTACTCAAAATAATTCAAGCGTTATTTTACAAGATTTGCGAGAAAAAAAGTCAGATCTCGGGTTAATAGCAATAAAAAAAGGGCACTTGACACATTTACATGAATTTATTTTTGAACCATTAACGGAAGGGAAAATTGTTGTTGGAGTAGGAAAGAATCATCCTTTAGCTAAAAAGAATAGCATCAGTTCACAAGAGCTCTTAAAACACCCAATTGTCTTATATGAGGAAAAACATGTCCAAGAATTTATTCAAGAATTCGAAAAAAAAGTTGGCTCGTTGCAAGCAATGTTTACAACCAACAATTCAGCTGCCATTTTAACGACATTACATGAGGGATTAGGAATCACTTTTGGTTATGATATTTCATTTTTACATGCCTCCATATTTGAGAATGATGTAATCCCTATTGAAATATCTGATTTTGAGCAAGAACCAATTATATTCGGGTGGATTCAATTGAAAAATACAGAAAAATCTCTAGTTTCCAAACAATTTAAGAAACGATTTATGAATAATTTTATATTTCCTACCTTGGGATAA